The Desulfobotulus mexicanus genomic interval GTATATGTTCATGCTGATCTACATGAACCGATCACTTTTTACCTGACAAGTGATTTCAACGGATAACGCGCACCACGAGGAGGTCCGGTATAATTAGCAACGGACGCCAGCAGGGCCAGGAAGCTCTGCAACAAAGCAGAACAAGAATCAATCGTAACATCAGAGCCAAGGAAGTCAGGGTCATTGATCCCGACGGAGAACAGCTGGGTATTATGCCTGTGCCCAAAGCCCTTGACATTGCCGCAAGCCTGTCTCTCGATCTGGTAGAAGTGTCGCCCCAGGCCAAGCCCCCTGTATGCAAAATCATGGACTATGGAAGGTTCAAATATGAGCTGACCAAAAAACAACAGGAGGCCAGAAAAAAACAGACCGTTGTCCAGCTGAAGGAGGTCAAGGTAAGGCCCAAAACCGGGGATCATGACCTGGAAACAAAGCTGAAGAACATCCGTAAATTCATAGAAAAACGAAACAAGGTAAAAGTTACGGTTATGTTCAGGGGCAGAGAAATCACCATGAGTGACCG includes:
- the infC gene encoding translation initiation factor IF-3, which encodes MQQSRTRINRNIRAKEVRVIDPDGEQLGIMPVPKALDIAASLSLDLVEVSPQAKPPVCKIMDYGRFKYELTKKQQEARKKQTVVQLKEVKVRPKTGDHDLETKLKNIRKFIEKRNKVKVTVMFRGREITMSDRGRSVLESIITEVEDVAVVESTPKFEGRTMMMILVPKA